In Candidatus Cloacimonadota bacterium, the following are encoded in one genomic region:
- a CDS encoding DivIVA domain-containing protein — protein MSLFPTDIRHQEFSSSLFGYSKKEVKEYLEELAAEVEEYQNRQEKELRRRELAQLEVRQEAVQAGNAVEELKRREELISRTLVFAEKTKADIISNARKEAENIIHEAELRAKRAIQEAKQYLGMLEQQYIQLKEQKRQFLMQFRSELKTFQDRIDKDPLLSKPPEHILDSDFKQIKEEIAPNAKAPVEDNQLS, from the coding sequence ATGTCATTGTTTCCCACAGACATACGCCATCAGGAGTTTTCGAGCTCCCTGTTCGGCTATAGCAAGAAAGAAGTTAAGGAATACCTGGAGGAACTGGCCGCGGAAGTGGAGGAATACCAGAACCGGCAGGAAAAGGAATTGCGGCGCCGCGAACTGGCTCAGCTTGAGGTGAGGCAGGAAGCCGTCCAGGCCGGAAACGCGGTTGAAGAGCTGAAACGGCGCGAAGAGCTGATCAGCCGCACTCTGGTCTTCGCAGAGAAAACCAAAGCTGACATCATCTCCAACGCCCGCAAGGAAGCCGAAAACATCATCCACGAGGCCGAACTCAGGGCCAAGCGCGCCATCCAGGAAGCGAAGCAGTATCTGGGCATGCTGGAACAGCAATACATCCAGCTCAAGGAACAGAAACGCCAGTTCCTGATGCAGTTCAGGAGCGAGCTCAAAACCTTTCAGGATCGCATAGACAAGGACCCGCTGCTCAGCAAGCCGCCGGAACACATTCTGGATTCGGATTTCAAGCAGATCAAGGAAGAAATCGCGCCCAACGCCAAAGCGCCGGTTGAGGATAACCAGTTATCATGA